The Mya arenaria isolate MELC-2E11 chromosome 16, ASM2691426v1 genome includes a window with the following:
- the LOC128222371 gene encoding salivary glue protein Sgs-3-like: TTTTPTTTTPTTPTPTKTTSTTTTPTTTTPTTTTPTTPTPTKTTSTTTTPTTTTPTTTIPTTTTPTITTPTITTPTTTTPTTT; this comes from the exons ACTACAACAACACCAACTACGACTACTCCAACTACACCTACACCAACTAAAACTACTTCAACTACGACGACACCAACTACGACTACACCAACTACGACT ACTCCAACTACACCTACACCAACTAAAACTACTTCAACTACGACGACACCAACTACGACTACACCAACTACGACTAtaccaactacaactacaccaaCTATAACTACACCAACTAtaactacaccaactacaactacaccaactacGACG
- the LOC128222372 gene encoding salivary glue protein Sgs-3-like, whose product TTTTPTTTTPTTTTPTTTTTTTSTTTTPTTTTPTTTIQTTTTPTITTPTITTRTTTTPTTTTPTTTTPTTTTTTTSTTTTPTTTTPTITTPTTTTPTTTTPTTTTPTTTTPTTTTTTTSTTTTPTTTTPTTTTTTTSTTTTPTITTPTTTTPTTTTPTTTTPTTPTPTKTTSTTTTPTTTTPTTTTPTTTTPTTTTPTTTTPTITTPTTTTPTTTTPTTTTPTSTTPTTTTTTTSTTTTPTTTTPTTTTTTTSTTTTPTITTPTTTTPTTTTPTTTTPTTTTPTTTTPTTTTPTTTTPTMTTPTTTTPTTTTPTTTPTTTSPTTTIPTTTTPATTTKTTTTTTPTTTTPTTTTPNTTTTSQTTTTTSRSSTTTKPATSSATVSRRRIRVTVIFLLLLFRMSI is encoded by the exons ACTACgactacaccaactacaactacaccaactacaactacaccaactacaactactacaactacttcaACTACAACAACACCAACTACGACTACACCAACTACGACTATACAAACTACAACTACACCAACTATAACTACACCAACTATAACTACACGAACTACgactacaccaactacaactacaccaactacaactacaccaactacaactactacaactacttcaactacaacaacaccaactacaactacaccaactataactacaccaactacaactacaccaactacaactacaccaactacaactacaccaactacaactacaccaactacaactactacaactacttcaactacaacaacaccaactacgactacaccaactacaactactacaactacttcaACTACGACGACACCAACTATTACTACACCAACTACgactacaccaactacaactacaccaactacaactactccAACTACACCTACACCAACTAAAACTACTTCAACTACGACGACACCAACTACGACTACACCAACTACGACTACACCAACTACGACgacaccaactacaactacaccaactacaactacaccaactataactacaccaactacaacaacaCCAACTACGACgacaccaactacaactacaccaacttcaactacaccaactacaactactacaactacttcaactacaacaacaccaactacgactacaccaactacaactactacaactacttcaACTACGACGACACCAACTATTACTACACCAACTACgactacaccaactacaactacaccaactacaactacaccaactacgactacaccaactacaactacaccaactacaactacaccaaCGACGACTACACCAACTATgactacaccaactacaactacaccaactacGACAACACCAACTAC GACTCCAACTACGACGTCACCAACTACAACTATACCAACTACGACTACACCAGCTACGACTACTaaaactacaactacaactacaccaactacaactacaccaactacGACTACACCAAACACGACTACAACTTCACAAACTACGACTACAACTTCAAGATCTTCAACTACCACTAAACCTGCTACATCCTCAGCAACTGTTTCACGTAGAAGGATCAGGGTTACAGTGATCTTCCTTCTACTTTTGTTTCGAATGTCGATTTAA
- the LOC128222373 gene encoding uncharacterized protein LOC128222373 encodes MSNPNSTSTLISKSAASKRDLSSPMDDADTKKYKLSESNTTVHIEDTSGIAPCALSKEDLFYVSKQISATFHDDMSTLVETLISKLVPPLVKSIHADLTSRINALEYENAELKSKVFKLENEADRAEQYSRRNCLRVAVVAETTSENTDDIVLGISNAVSSGLLIEEIDRSHRVGPVRNDKKPRDIIVKFVSYRSRQKLYQRRSALKKSSELSYVYVNEDLTRKRSSLLYEARRHAKTGSLSGAWSSDGNVLIKDKAGKIHAINCPDELYAALPAMLLNAKIGQPTIMEVLFYMSRKIYFIRGDLI; translated from the exons ATGTCTAACCCAAATAGTACATCTACCCTGATTTCTAAGTCGGCGGCCTCCAAAAGGGACTTATCATCACCCATGGACGATGCAGACACCAAAAAGTATAAACTGTCTGAATCAAACACAACAGTACATATTGAAGATACCAGTGGCATCGCCCCTTGTGCACTTTCCAAAGAAGATCTGTTTTATGTCTCAAAGCAAATATCAGCAACATTTCATGATGACATGTCCACTCTGGTTGAGACACTGATATCAAAGTTAGTGCCTCCTCTTGTCAAGAGTATTCATGCTGACTTAACATCACGCATCAATGCTCTGGAATACGAAAATGCAGAACTTAAAAGCAAAGTCTTTAAGCTTGAAAATGAAGCCGATAGAGCTGAACAATATAGTCGGCGAAATTGCTTGCGTGTTGCTGTTGTCGCAGAAACGACTAGCGAAAATACTGACGACATCGTTTTGGGCATATCTAATGCTGTCTCGAGCGGCTTATTGATCGAAGAAATTGACCGCAGCCATCGTGTTGGGCCGGTGCGCAACGATAAAAAGCCGCGCGACATCATCGTGAAGTTCGTCTCGTATCGCTCTAGGCAAAAACTGTACCAGCGTAGATCAGCTCTCAAAAAGTCTAGCGAGCTCTCGTATGTCTACGTCAACGAAGACCTCACCAGAAAACGAAGCTCTCTTCTTTATGAAGCTAGAAGACACGCCAAAACTGGTTCCCTGTCAGGCGCTTGGTCGTCCGACGGGAATGTGCTTATTAAGGACAAGGCAGGCAAAATACATGCTATTAACTGTCCTGATGAACTGTACGCTGCTCTACCTGCAAT GCTCCTGAACGCAAAGATCGGGCAACCAACAATTATGGAGgtgttattttatatgtcaaggaaaatatattttataagaggAGATTTGATCTAG